The Haloferax sp. Atlit-12N region ACGATGGTCGTCGGCGGGACGAAAGCCACCGACGTCATCGACGTTATGAACAACCTCGGCGACAAGGTCGACCAGTTCCTCCTCGGCGGCATCGCCGGCGAACTGTTCCTCCGCGCCGCCGGCAACGACGTGGGCTTCGACCTCGAGGGCATGGACTTCTTCGACGACCAGTGGGAGGAAAACCGCGAGACCATCGAGTCGCTGCTCGACGAGCGCGGCGACCAGATTAAGCTCGCCGTCGACCTCGCCTACGAGAACCAGACCGACGACCGCGGCGAAATCGCGGTCGCCAACATCACGGAGAAGGACCGCGCGTACCTCGACGTGGGTTCGATGACGGTCGACGAGTACGACCCCATCATCCGCGACTCCGAGGCCGTCTTCGTGAAGGGCGCGCTCGGCCTGTTCGAAGACGAGCGCTTCGCGGTCGGCACGACCGGCATCCTCCGCGCCATCGCCGAGACCGACTGCTTCTCCGTCGTCGGCGGCGGCGACACCTCCCGCGCCATCGAGATGTACGGCATGGACGAAGGCGACTTCGGCCACGTCTCCATCGCCGGCGGCGCGTACATCCGCGCGCTGACCGGCGCGCCGCTCGCCGGCGTCGAGGCGCTGAAGCAGAACTGAAGCCGCGCTCAGGAATCCGCGTTCTTTTCTGCGACGATACCGGCGGCACCCTCGACGAGGAAGACCACGCCGGCTGCGAAGACGACGAGCGTCAAGACCGCGGTGAGAGCCCCGCCTGCCGGGAACGAACCAGCGGCGCGGACCGCGAGTGTGTGGGATGCGCTGTACGACGCACCCCCGACGAGCACCGCGCCGCCGAAGACAGTTTGTCGGTCACTAGTTTCGAGGACGAGAACAGCCGATTCAGCCGCATCTGTCGGCTCGTCGTCGCGGGTGTCGTCACCGTCGCGGTTTGGGTCGCCGCTCATACCCCGGCCTCCGAGTCGATGGCGAAGTGAGACATACCGGCGACACCGAGCCCTTGAATAAAAGTGTCACCCAACGTTGATAGCCGACGCCGCCGAACCGACGCGCATGAAACTCGGCGTCGTCTCCGACACGCACGACAACCTCGACTACGTCGAAGCCGCGGTCTCGCACTTCGAATCGGAGGGCGTTGACGCGGTCGTCCACTGCGGCGACATCGTCGCGCCCTTCTCGGCCGCGCCGTTCGACGCGGACTTCGACTTCCACGCCGTCCGCGGCAACAACGACGGCGAGTGGGCGCTCCGCGAGGCGGTGGACTCGTTCGGCACCTATCACGACGACTTCGCACATCTGACGCTCGACGGCCAAGAGATAGCGGTCTACCACGGCACTGAGGCCGGACTGGTCGATGCCCTCGTCGACTCGGGGACGTACGACTTCGTCCTGCGCGGCCACACCCACGAACGGGTGGTCGAACACCGCGGAAAGACGACGCACATCAACCCCGGCGGCCTGCCGATTCCCGGCGCTGACGACGAGTTCCACGTCGCAACCGTCGACCTCGACACGGGGAACGTGGCGTCGCGGTCGCTCTGAGAGCGGAATCGAGTGGGGTGAAAAGCCGCGGCCGCACCGAACCGAACTGCACCGAACTGAGCAAACGATTCGCGACTAGTCGTCGGCGAACTCCGCGCGCGCCTGCTCAGCGAATCCGGACGGGCTACCGGAGATACCGATACCGAGCGTCTGGTCCGTGAGTTCCATGCTCGTCTGCTGGTCTTCGACGTCAAACATCGCGCGGATGGCGTCGACGTTCTCGGGAATCACGTCGGACTGCTGGTGGATGGCCTGGAACAGGTAGAGGTCCCGGCCGTTGACGCCGATGGACTCGCCCCACACGCAGTTCTCCCACATGTCGCCGCGCGGGCGGCCCGCGTCGAGCGCGAAGTCCATGAGCTTACCCGCGCCGTCGATGCCCATCCCCTCCGGGATGACGTAGACGCGGTTCTCGCCTTCGAGCAGTTGCCGGACGTGCGCGCCGGTCACGTCGTCTTCGAGCGTGACGTTGAGCGCGTGGACGTGCATCAGCGTCGCCGGGACCTTCAGCCCGAGCGTGTCGATTTCGAGGTCGGGGAAGATGGTCTTCACGTCGGGGCCGTGGTGAGAAGGAATCTTGATCGGGTTCGGCAGGATGTCGTTTATCGGCCCGCGAGAGTTCTGACCGGGGTCGCCGCCGCGGCGGACGAGCGTCGCCCGGACCTTCTCGACGCCGTACTCGGCTTCGAGCGGCGCGATGATGCGCGAGAGGCCGGTCGTGTTACAGGAGACGACGCGGACGTAGTCGGCGTCGCGGGCGGCGTCGAAGTTGGCCCGCGCGTTGAAGCTCACATCCGCCACGTCGGCGTCCTCGCCGCCTTGGAAGATAGCGGGCGTGTGGTGCGTCTCGTACAGTTCGCGGTTCTCCGCGCCGATACCCGACGGCGTGCAGTCGACGATGACGTCCGCCTTGGCAACCAGTTCGTCCACCTCGCCGGCGAGGTCGACACCGGCCTCGGAGAACAGCGGCGAGCGTTCGGGAATCGCGGCGTACATCGGGTAGCCGCGTTCGCCCGCGGTGTGCGCTTCGAAGTTGGGCTGGGTCTTGGCCACGCCGATGAGTTCCATGTCGGGCTGCGCGTTGACCGCGTCGGCGACGCGCTTTCCGATTGTGCCGTAGCCGTTGACACCCACTCGTATCATGGGTGACAAACGACCGGGCCCGACTATAGTTATTTCGATGGTTAATACTTAGAAATTAACTCTCGGGCGAGTGAGTCCCTCGATTACCTCCGAGGCGAGTGAAACCGCCGATTCGGGGCGGCGGGGCGGGAACCGAACGCGAGGGGGCAGATGGGAACGCCTAACAGCGCCGCCGGCGCAGGTTCCCCCATGCCCGAATCCGACGCCGACCTCCGCGCCGCCAGCGAGACGGCGGTCCGCCAGTGTCTCGACCTCCAGCCCGACGAGTCGCTCGTCGTCGTCACCGACGACAAGCGCGAGCGCATCGGCGAGGCGCTCTACGAGGTCGCCAGCGAGGTGACCGACGACGCGACTATCGTCCGCTACCCGCCGGGGAACCAACACGGCGAGGAGCCGCCCGCGCCGGTCGCCGCCGCCATGCAGGCCTGCGACGCCTTCCTCGCGCCGACGACGAAGAGCCTGAGCCACACCCGCGCCCGCGGTGACGCCTGCGACGCCGGCGCTCGCGGCGCGACCCTCCCCGGAATCACCGAGGAGGTGTTCGTCACCGGCCTCGATGCCGACTACGACGCCATCTACGACCACAGCGCGGCGATGCTCGACGCCGTCGGCGACGCCGACGAACTCCGCGTCACGACCGAGACGGGCACGGACATCACGTTCGTCCGCGGTGACCGCGAGTGGCTCGCCGACACCGGCGCAATCGCTGAGGCCGGCTCGTTTTCGAACCTCCCCGCGGGCGAAATTTTCCTCAGCCCCGCGTCCGCGACGGGCACCTACGTCGTCGACGGGACGATGATGCCCCACGGCCTCCTCGACGAGGGACAGGAACTCCGCTTCGAGGTCGAAGACGGCTACGTCACGGATATTTCCGACGACGACATCCGCGAGCAGGTCGAGGCCGCGGCGGAGGAAGTCGGGCGAGACGCCTACAACCTCGCCGAAATCGGCATCGGCACCAACGTCGGCGTGACCGACCTCGTCGGCTCCGTCCTGCTCGACGAGAAGGCCGCGGGCACGGTCCACATCGCCATCGGCGACGACGCCGGCATCGGCGGCGACACCGACGCGCCGCTCCACCTCGACGGTATCATCCGCGAGCCGACGGTGTACGCCGACGGCGAGGAAGTCGACCTGCCGCAGCCCTGAGCACCCCTGAGCGGGCGCACACCGCGCCCGCGGCGGGTCGCTCGGTTCGCCGAACGAGCGTCCTGCCACCGACTCCCACGCCGAAACGGAGAAAGGCGGCTTTTTACGGCCTGATGGGCTAGCGACCCGTATGAGCCTACCCGACGCCGGCGAGCGCGTCCCCCTCTCCTGTCCGACGTGTTCGCCCGACGAACCCACCGTCCACGAGGTGCTGAAGCCCGGCGGTCACTCGACCGTCCGGTGTACTGAATGCGGCCACGTCCACAAAGAGAAAGTCGAGATTCCTGACGAAACCGAGATGAACGTCGTCGTCTCGCAGGACGGCGACTCCGTCTCGACCGAAGTGCCCGTGCCGGTCGGCACGACCATCGAGGTCGGCGACGAGTTCATCGTCGACACGCCCGAGGCGATTCAGCTCGTGCGCATCACGGGCATCGAAGTCGGCCCCGAACAGCGCGCCGACGAGGCCGAGGTCGCGGACGTGAAGACCGTCTGGACCCGCGTCGTCGACAACGTCGCGGTCAACGTCACCATCCACCCGAAGGACGGCAAGCGCGAGGACACCCGCAGCGTCACCGTCAACGTCCCCGGCGACTACGAGTTCGTCGTCGGCGAGACCGAGGCGTTCGGCGACGAGGAGGTCGAAATCGAAGGCCTCGTCGTCCGCTCGGACGCCCCCGAGTACCGCCACGGCAAACTCGACCACCCCGGCGACATGGTGTACGCGAAGGACGCAAAGCGCGTCTACGCCCGCGACCAGACCTCGACCGCGTGGTCGGCCTGGTAAGGGCGAATCCGACGCCGAAGCACTCCGCCCCGCCGACGAGCCGTTCCGCCCGCCCAACGCACGACCTTTTTGTTCCCGACTCGTCGGTGCGACCATGCCTACCCGCGACCGGTCGCAGTCGTCGGTCGAATCGCTCGCGCTCCTGTGGGCCGCCCGCGAGAGCGGCGTCATCGACGCGCTCACGACGAGCGCCGGCACCGCCGAGGCCGTGGCCGAGACCGCCGACATCGAGCCCCGAGCCGCCCGCATCACGGTCGAGGCGCTGGCCGCGATGGGGTTCATCAAGCGCGTCGGCGACGAGTACGAGATAACTAACCGCGCGCTCGGCTTCCTCGCCAAGCGCGACGTGCGCTCCATCGGTCGCCTCCCGCACGCGCTCGACCGCTTTTCGCTCTACGCCGACCTCCCGGAGACGATGGCTTCCGAGGAGTCGCCCGCGTTCCCGGACGACTGGCTTCGGAACCGACTCGGCGCGCACGACGCCACCGAAGAATCGGTCGTCCGGGCCTGCGTGACCGCCGCGGTTCGCGAGGCACCCGACGCGACGCACGTCCTCGACCTCGGCGGCGCGTCGGGCGTCTTCGCCCGCGAGTTCGTCGCCCGCGGTTGCGACGTGACGCTCGTCGACGACGCCGAGACCGTCGAAGCCGTCCGACCGCTCCTCTCCCGCGCCGGCGTGGACCTCGTCGCTGGCGACCCGACCGACCCGCCGGTAGCGGGGTTCGGCCTCGTCTTCGCCGGCGACGCCTTCACCGGGCGCGACCCGGCCGACGCGCGAGCGCTCGTCTCGGGCGCGCACGACGCCCTCGAACCCGGCGGGTCGGCGGTGTTCGTCGATAGTCTCCACGGCCGGTGTTCGACCGACGCGACGGCCGGGCGAGCGGTGGACGCGCTCGCCACCGGTCGCGGTGACCTCTACGACGAGTCGACGGTTCGCTCGTGGGTCGAATCGGCCGGATTCGGCGGCTGTACGGTCCGAAACGTGCCGGGGACCGACCTGCAGGCAGTCGTCGGCGAGCGTGCGGTTGATTAGGACCGACCTCCGAGTTCGGCTATGGACAACTCGGTGCTGCGCGACGACATGGTCGACGGCTTGGAGCACTCGCTGGAGTCGCTCCCGGAGGCCGTCTCCATCGCCATGCGCAGCGTCCCGCGACACGAGTTCGTCACCGACTCGCCGTATCAGAACCGCCCGACGGAGCACCGCGACACGAACACGACCATCCTCGCGCCGACGACAGTCGCGCGCCTGCTCTCCGCGCTCGACCCCCAACCGGACGACGAGGTGCTCGTCGTCGGCGCGGGCGTCGGCTACACCGCCGCGGTCCTCGCCGAAATCGTCGGTGACGCCCGCGTCCACGCGGTCGACATCACGCGCTCGCTCGTCTACGAGGCGCGCGAGAACCTCCAGCGCGCCGGCTACGGCGGCGTCCTCGTGGACTGCCGCGACGGCGCGGAGGGGCTGGCCGACTACGCGCCGTTCGACCGCATCCTCGTCGAGGCCTCGGCGGTTCGCCCGCCCGCGCGACTCCTCGCGCAACTCGCCGACGGCGGCCGACTCGTCATGCCGAAAGGGGTCGGCGAGCAGACGCTCGTCGCCATCGAGGACGGCGAGGTGGCCGAGTCGTTCGGCCCGCTGTCGTTCAAACCGCTGCTCGTGGACGGCGAGCAGACGGGGAGCATCGTCAGAAACCGGA contains the following coding sequences:
- a CDS encoding metallophosphoesterase, with protein sequence MKLGVVSDTHDNLDYVEAAVSHFESEGVDAVVHCGDIVAPFSAAPFDADFDFHAVRGNNDGEWALREAVDSFGTYHDDFAHLTLDGQEIAVYHGTEAGLVDALVDSGTYDFVLRGHTHERVVEHRGKTTHINPGGLPIPGADDEFHVATVDLDTGNVASRSL
- a CDS encoding bifunctional 2-polyprenyl-6-hydroxyphenol methylase/3-demethylubiquinol 3-O-methyltransferase UbiG, coding for MPTRDRSQSSVESLALLWAARESGVIDALTTSAGTAEAVAETADIEPRAARITVEALAAMGFIKRVGDEYEITNRALGFLAKRDVRSIGRLPHALDRFSLYADLPETMASEESPAFPDDWLRNRLGAHDATEESVVRACVTAAVREAPDATHVLDLGGASGVFAREFVARGCDVTLVDDAETVEAVRPLLSRAGVDLVAGDPTDPPVAGFGLVFAGDAFTGRDPADARALVSGAHDALEPGGSAVFVDSLHGRCSTDATAGRAVDALATGRGDLYDESTVRSWVESAGFGGCTVRNVPGTDLQAVVGERAVD
- a CDS encoding protein-L-isoaspartate O-methyltransferase; the encoded protein is MDNSVLRDDMVDGLEHSLESLPEAVSIAMRSVPRHEFVTDSPYQNRPTEHRDTNTTILAPTTVARLLSALDPQPDDEVLVVGAGVGYTAAVLAEIVGDARVHAVDITRSLVYEARENLQRAGYGGVLVDCRDGAEGLADYAPFDRILVEASAVRPPARLLAQLADGGRLVMPKGVGEQTLVAIEDGEVAESFGPLSFKPLLVDGEQTGSIVRNRTRREDPEYEGRGWHAGHGWEQDWIDWGGRG
- a CDS encoding aminopeptidase — its product is MPESDADLRAASETAVRQCLDLQPDESLVVVTDDKRERIGEALYEVASEVTDDATIVRYPPGNQHGEEPPAPVAAAMQACDAFLAPTTKSLSHTRARGDACDAGARGATLPGITEEVFVTGLDADYDAIYDHSAAMLDAVGDADELRVTTETGTDITFVRGDREWLADTGAIAEAGSFSNLPAGEIFLSPASATGTYVVDGTMMPHGLLDEGQELRFEVEDGYVTDISDDDIREQVEAAAEEVGRDAYNLAEIGIGTNVGVTDLVGSVLLDEKAAGTVHIAIGDDAGIGGDTDAPLHLDGIIREPTVYADGEEVDLPQP
- a CDS encoding phosphoglycerate kinase codes for the protein MFKTLDDLDPEQRVLVRLDLNSPVEDGDVQDNRRFDRHAETVRELAEAGHRVVLMAHQGRPGGDDFVSLEQHADILASHIDRDVGFVADTYGDEAIAAIDALEAGEVLLLENTRMCDEELPEEDPEVKADTEFVQSLAEHVDAYVNDAYSAAHRSHASLVGFPLVLPAYAGRVMQTEYEANSSIATREFDGQVTMVVGGTKATDVIDVMNNLGDKVDQFLLGGIAGELFLRAAGNDVGFDLEGMDFFDDQWEENRETIESLLDERGDQIKLAVDLAYENQTDDRGEIAVANITEKDRAYLDVGSMTVDEYDPIIRDSEAVFVKGALGLFEDERFAVGTTGILRAIAETDCFSVVGGGDTSRAIEMYGMDEGDFGHVSIAGGAYIRALTGAPLAGVEALKQN
- a CDS encoding type II glyceraldehyde-3-phosphate dehydrogenase; amino-acid sequence: MIRVGVNGYGTIGKRVADAVNAQPDMELIGVAKTQPNFEAHTAGERGYPMYAAIPERSPLFSEAGVDLAGEVDELVAKADVIVDCTPSGIGAENRELYETHHTPAIFQGGEDADVADVSFNARANFDAARDADYVRVVSCNTTGLSRIIAPLEAEYGVEKVRATLVRRGGDPGQNSRGPINDILPNPIKIPSHHGPDVKTIFPDLEIDTLGLKVPATLMHVHALNVTLEDDVTGAHVRQLLEGENRVYVIPEGMGIDGAGKLMDFALDAGRPRGDMWENCVWGESIGVNGRDLYLFQAIHQQSDVIPENVDAIRAMFDVEDQQTSMELTDQTLGIGISGSPSGFAEQARAEFADD
- a CDS encoding HVO_0476 family zinc finger protein, which gives rise to MSLPDAGERVPLSCPTCSPDEPTVHEVLKPGGHSTVRCTECGHVHKEKVEIPDETEMNVVVSQDGDSVSTEVPVPVGTTIEVGDEFIVDTPEAIQLVRITGIEVGPEQRADEAEVADVKTVWTRVVDNVAVNVTIHPKDGKREDTRSVTVNVPGDYEFVVGETEAFGDEEVEIEGLVVRSDAPEYRHGKLDHPGDMVYAKDAKRVYARDQTSTAWSAW